Genomic DNA from Azospirillum brasilense:
GCGCAGCCGCTCGAAGTCGGCGGCGTCCACCGGGAACAGGCCGCACCACACCACGGGGATGGAGGGCTTGAAGCCGGCCAGCGGCTCGGCCGCCGGGCGGCGGTCCTCGGTGATGGTGTCGCCGACCTTGGTCAGCGTGATGTCCTTGATGGCGGCGGTGATGAAGCCCATCTCGCCCGGCCCCAGCTCGCCGGTCAGCAGCGCCTTCGGGGTGAAGACGCCGACGCGGTCGACCTCGTGCGCGCTGCCGGTGGACATGAAGCGGACCTTCTGGCCGACCTTCAGCCGCCCGTCCACCACGCGCACCAGAATGACCACGCCGAGATACGGGTCGTACCAGGAATCGACCAGCAGGGCCTTCAACTCGCCGTCGGCGTTGCCCTTGGGCGCGGGCAGGCGCTGCACCACGGCTTCCAGCACGGCGTCGATGTTCAGGCCGGTCTTGGCCGAAATCTCCACGGCGTCGGTGGCGTCCAGGCCGATCACGTCCTCGATCTGCTGCTTCACGCGGTCGGGCTCCGCCGCCGGCAGGTCGATCTTGTTCAGGACCGGGATGATCTCGTGGTTGTTGTCGATCGCCTGATAGACGTTGGCGAGCGTCTGCGCCTCCACACCCTGCGAGGCGTCCACCACCAGGATCGAGCCCTCGCAGGCGGCGAGGCTGCGGCTGACCTCGTAGGCGAAGTCGACGTGGCCCGGCGTGTCCATCAGGTTCAGCGTGTACTGCTGCCCGTCCTTGGCCTTGTAGAGCAGGCGGACGGTCTGCGCCTTGATGGTGATGCCGCGCTCGCGCTCGATGTCCATGCTGTCGAGCACCTGTTCGCGCATCTCGCGCGAATCGAGGCCGCCGCACTGCTGGATCAGCCGGTCGGCAAGGGTCGACTTGCCGTGGTCGATGTGCGCGATGATCGAGAAATTGCGGATGTGCGAAAGGTCAGTCATCGGTGCCCGGAGCCCTGGTTTGGGGCGGAACATAGGGCGGACGGACGATGCGCGCAATGGAGAAGGGCGACGGTGCCGCTTTGACCAATGTTGGTCGCGGCTCGCAGGGCGGCTCCCCTCACACCCCCTCCCATGGTCCGCCGCGCGACAACCATGCCGCGCGCCGGTCAGGGGCGGGGCCGCCCGGGGCACGATGCGGCGCCCGGCCTTTTCCCTTTACCGTCCCGCGCCAGCCATGGACTATGGCGGCGCGAAGCGTGCCCTCGGGGGATCATTCATGAAATGCGCGGTGATCATCCCGGTCGGGCCGGGGCACGACGGCTTGTCCGAAGAGGCGGCGGCCTCCGTCGAGGCGGCGTTCCGCGCCGACCAAGGCCCCTTTTCGGACGTGATGATCCTGCGCATCCCCGACCCGGACGGCGCGATCGGCCGTTCGAAGTGCCGGAACTTCGGTGTCGAGCACGCCATCCAGCATGGTGCGGAGTGGGTGTTCTTCCTGGACGCCGACGATTTGATGGACCGGAACGGCTTTGCGGCGGTTCGAACCCATGTCGCGGACTTCGACGCCGTGTTCGGAATGATCGCCGAGCAGTGGTACGGGTCGGACGCGGTGGCGTTGCGGGAAAAGCAGGTGGGGGCGACCACCCTTCTGACCGACATCCTGCTGAACGACCCGTATCTGAC
This window encodes:
- the lepA gene encoding translation elongation factor 4, producing MTDLSHIRNFSIIAHIDHGKSTLADRLIQQCGGLDSREMREQVLDSMDIERERGITIKAQTVRLLYKAKDGQQYTLNLMDTPGHVDFAYEVSRSLAACEGSILVVDASQGVEAQTLANVYQAIDNNHEIIPVLNKIDLPAAEPDRVKQQIEDVIGLDATDAVEISAKTGLNIDAVLEAVVQRLPAPKGNADGELKALLVDSWYDPYLGVVILVRVVDGRLKVGQKVRFMSTGSAHEVDRVGVFTPKALLTGELGPGEMGFITAAIKDITLTKVGDTITEDRRPAAEPLAGFKPSIPVVWCGLFPVDAADFERLRDSLGKLKLNDASFHYEAETSAALGFGFRCGFLGLLHLEIIQERLEREFNLDLITTAPSVVYKLYMTDGTVMDLHNPADMPDVMKIDRIDEPWIKATIMLPDEYLGGILQLCTERRGQQIELTYAGARAMLVYRLPLNEVVFDFYDRLKSISRGYASFDYQMDSYEEGDLVKMSILVNAEPVDALSMIVHRSQSERRGRQLCERLKELIPRQLFKIAVQAAIGGKIIARESIGALRKDVTAKCYGGDISRKRKLLDKQKEGKKRMRQFGQVEIPQSAFIAALKMGDE